In a single window of the Vicugna pacos chromosome 8, VicPac4, whole genome shotgun sequence genome:
- the LOC107032880 gene encoding small ribosomal subunit protein uS12, whose protein sequence is MGKCRGLRTARKLRSHRRDHKWHDRQYKKAHLGTALKANPFGGASHAKGIVLEKVGVEAKQPNSAIRKCVRVQLIKNGKKITAFVPNDGCLNFIEENDEVLVAGFGRKGHAVGDIPGVRFKVVKVANVSLLALYKGKKERPRS, encoded by the coding sequence ATGGGCAAGTGTCGCGGTCTTCGTACTGCCAGGAAGCTCCGCAGCCACCGACGAGACCATAAGTGGCATGATAGACAGTACAAAAAAGCCCATTTGGGCACAGCCCTGAAGGCCAACCCTTTTGGAGGTGCTTCTCATGCAAAGGGAATTGTGCTTGAAAAAGTAGGGGTTGAAGCCAAACAGCCAAATTCTGCCATCAGGAAGTGTGTCAGGGTTCAGCTAATCAAGAATGGCAAAAAAATCACAGCCTTTGTACCCAATGATGGTTGTTTGAATTTTATCGAGGAAAATGATGAAGTTCTGGTTGCTGGATTTGGTCGTAAAGGTCATGCTGTTGGTGACATTCCTGGAGTCCGCTTTAAGGTGGTCAAAGTAGCCAATGTCTCTCTTTTGGCtttatacaaaggcaagaaggAAAGACCAAGATCATAA